A genomic segment from Micropterus dolomieu isolate WLL.071019.BEF.003 ecotype Adirondacks linkage group LG03, ASM2129224v1, whole genome shotgun sequence encodes:
- the zgc:172323 gene encoding glial fibrillary acidic protein yields MSRSPERISSYRRHFEDSSSSSYQVRVSSPSPTRRDARHASAGYSCRDRGSSIRVESVGRRTVSAARRTRMVGAGVSAGAMVCVGPSGEPAIDLDVAAAENHEFLNTRTSERQEMVVLNDRLAVYIDKVRSLEQQNKLLETEIEAYQNRFEKPSGLRLLYEEQLRELKKIADQMRVQRDISLAAKESTAAQLQAIKIKYEEAMELRRKAELDIEAFRPDVDNATSSRIALEKKLEQLEVEIEFLKRVHQQEIDELMKQIYAAHASAQSAFTLPDLAAALKQIQTQYDDIAAKNLQEMDSWYKNKFEDITSKSSRHVGMVRSIREEIAGTKKDIQSKERDLDTLRTRNEALEAQIRETQEKYRKELEELQARIEALQLELKSTKEKIALHLREYQDLLNVKMSLEIEITTYRKLIEGEDLRLSGMMQTLSLTSCSTTAIGAGMSFSGGGIGGAGGMGGGLIGGSGGGVADMAGGHGLGAGSGGGGVGAGAGRVGTGGGSGGMGAGGISGVGSGVGSVGAGRLGTGAVGVGTGAGGEGTGAGGVGTGAGGVGAGGVGTGAGGVGTGAGGVGAGGVGTGAGGVGASVGGNLRFGTRGRGDSGVGGVGIGAGGDAAGSGGMGGTGMGFSGGNGVVGGGTGDGIGGGLDRDGGKDRGMDPAGISGGIRVGEGRDGVGAGDVGALSGVGGMGKIGGGLGDTRGAGMGYGSDGYDANNDAHAEQAVELTERRTVLIRTVKNEDDVLETDHQEQTYTITGAADDSDDD; encoded by the exons ATGAGCCGCAGCCCGGAGAGGATCTCGTCCTACCGTCGTCACTTTGAGGACAGCAGCAGCTCATCCTACCAGGTCAGGGTTTCCAGCCCATCCCCCACAAGGAGAGATGCCCGTCATGCCTCCGCCGGCTACTCCTGCAGAGACCGGGGAAGCAGCATTCGTGTGGAGTCAGTGGGACGGAGGACCGTCTCGGCTGCACGCAGGACTCGTATGGTTGGAGCAGG TGTGAGTGCAGGAGCCATGGTATGTGTTGGGCCAAGTGGAGAACCTGCTATAGATCTTGACGTGGCTGCAGCTGAGAACCATGAATTCCTCAACACACGCACAAGTGAAAGACAGGAGATGGTCGTCCTCAATGACAGACTGGCTGTATACATTGACAAG GTTCGATCACTCGAGCAGCAGAACAAGTTACTGGAAACAGAGATTGAGGCCTACCAGAACCGCTTTGAGAAGCCATCAGGTCTGCGCCTCTTATATGAGGAACAGCTGAGGGAGCTGAAAAAGATCGCTGACCAGATGAGAGTTCAGCGG GACATCTCCTTGGCGGCTAAAGAGTCCACAGCTGCTCAACTACAGGCAATCAAAATCAAATATGAGGAGGCAATGGAGCTGAGGAGGAAAGCTGAGTTAGACATTGAAGCCTTCCGTCCA GATGTTGACAACGCTACCTCCTCACGCATTGCCTTGGAGAAGAAGCTGGAGCAGCTGGAGGTTGAAATTGAATTCCTAAAACGGGTCCATCAACAG gAAATTGATGAGCTCATGAAACAGATCTATGCAGCTCATGCCTCAGCTCAGAGTGCATTCACTTTACCTGACCTGGCAGCTGCTTTGAAACAAATCCAAACACAGTATGATGACATCGCAGCCAAAAATCTCCAG GAGATGGATTCATGGTATAAAAACAAGTTTGAAGATATAACCAGTAAGTCGTCAAGGCATGTGGGTATGGTTCGAAGCATTAGAGAAGAAATAGCGGGGACCAAAAAGGAC ATCCAAAGCAAAGAACGTGACTTGGATACCCTGAGGACCAGGAATGAGGCTCTTGAGGCCCAGATCCGAGAGACGCAAGAAAAGTACAGGAAGGAACTGGAAGAGCTGCAG GCTCGGATTGAGGCCCTGCAGCTGGAGCTAAAATCCACCAAGGAGAAAATTGCGCTGCACCTGCGTGAGTACCAGGACCTCCTGAATGTCAAGATGTCTCTGGAGATTGAGATTACAACATACAG AAAACTTATTGAAGGAGAGGATCTGCGTCTCTCTGGCATGATGCAAACCCTGTCTCTTACCAGCTGTAGCACAACCGCCATTGGTGCTGGGATGAGCTTTAGTGGAGGAGGCATAGGTGGTGCTGGCGGAATGGGTGGTGGGCTGATTGGAGGTAGTGGTGGAGGTGTTGCAGACATGGCTGGTGGTCATGGATTGGGAGCTgggagtggaggtggaggtgtaGGAGCTGGTGCAGGCCGTGTGGGTACTGGTGGAGGCAGTGGAGGGATGGGTGCTGGAGGAATTAGCGGTGTTGGCTCTGGTGTTGGAAGCGTTGGTGCTGGCAGATTGGGCACTGGTGCTGTAGGTGTGGGCACTGGTGCCGGAGGTGAGGGCACTGGTGCTGGAGGTGTGGGCACTGGTGCTGGAGGTGTTGGGGCTGGAGGTGTGGGCACTGGTGCCGGAGGTGTGGGCACTGGTGCTGGAGGTGTTGGGGCTGGAGGTGTGGGCACTGGTGCCGGAGGTGTGGGTGCCAGTGTTGGTGGAAATTTGAGATTCGGCACCAGAGGGAGAGGTGACAGCGGTGTGGGTGGTGTTGGAATAGGTGCAGGTGGTGACGCTGCAGGTTCAGGTGGCATGGGTGGCACTGGCATGGGGTTCAGTGGAGGAAATGGCGTTGTTGGTGGAGGGACGGGTGATGGAATTGGTGGAGGCTTAGATAGGGATGGAGGTAAAGATCGTGGAATGGATCCTGCTGGAATAAGTGGCGGAATCAGAGTCGGTGAAGGAAGAGATGGTGTGGGCGCAGGTGATGTAGGTGCACTGTCAGGCGTTGGTGGAATGGGAAAGATTGGTGGGGGACTTGGTGACACCAGGGGTGCCGGGATGGGATATGGATCCGATGGATATGATGCAAACAATGATGCCCACGCAGAGCAGGCTGTGGAGCTGACGGAGAGAAGGACGGTGCTCATTAG AACAGTCAAAAATGAGGATGACGTGCTGGAGACAGACCACCAGGAACAAACCTACACCATCACCGGTGCAGCCGATGACTCTGATGATGACTGA
- the tstd3 gene encoding thiosulfate sulfurtransferase/rhodanese-like domain-containing protein 3 has product MALRRCWGVAGVVPRLLWNSSVLPGASVPGGRSSVSQPHCKKFLLRGFSSAPPSTDVGYEQLKQLLASRKAIIIDVREPWELREYGFIPGSINVPLGQVNTALQLRPEEFQEKYGGEMPQQTDNVVFTCLAGIRSKNALTAAASLGYKDVHHYPGGWQDWVKNEQHN; this is encoded by the exons ATGGCTCTCAGAAGGTGTTGGGGGGTTGCAGGAGTTGTCCCGCGGCTGTTGTGGAACAGTTCCGTCCTACCTGGGGCTTCTGTCCCGGGAGGTCGAAGCTCTGTGTCTCAACCCCACTGCAAAA AGTTCCTGCTCCGCGGGTTCAGTTCGGCGCCACCGAGCACAGATGTGGGCTATGAGCAGCTGAAGCAGCTCCTGGCCAGCCGGAAAGCTATAATTATAGATGTGAGAGAGCCCTGGGAGCTCAGGGAGTACGGCTTCATCCCTGGGTCAATTAACGTTCCCC tGGGACAGGTGAACACTGCCCTCCAGCTGCGTCCAGAAGAGTTCCAAGAAAAGTATGGTGGTGAAATGCCCCAGCAGACAGACAACGttgtgttcacctgtctggcAGGGATCAGGAGCAAGAACGCACTCACCGCAGCCGCCTCGCTGGGATACAAAGA TGTTCACCATTATCCGGGTGGATGGCAAGACTGGGTGAAAAACGAACAACATAACTGA